In Dendropsophus ebraccatus isolate aDenEbr1 chromosome 14, aDenEbr1.pat, whole genome shotgun sequence, the following proteins share a genomic window:
- the BIRC5 gene encoding baculoviral IAP repeat-containing protein 5 isoform X2, translating to MAAAGFIHCPGGNSPDVAQCFFCLKELEGWEPEDDPMDEHKKHSPACLFLTLKKKPEELTLSEFLKLDKEREKIKMNKAMNKEIDRFQSAAQTVRGSLEKLDADE from the exons ATGGCGGCTGCCGGCTTCATCCACTGCCCTGGTGGGAACAGCCCGGACGTCGCTCAGTGTTTCTTCTGTCTGAAAGAACTGGAAGGATGGGAGCCGGAGGACGACCCCAT GGATGAACACAAGAAGCACTCACCAGCCTGTCTGTTCCTCACCCTGAAGAAGAAGCCTGAAGAGCTGACACTCAGTGAATTCCTGAAGCTGGATAAGGAGCGGGAGAAGATAAAAATG AATAAAGCGATGAACAAGGAGATTGACCGGTTCCAGTCGGCCGCTCAGACGGTGAGAGGGTCCCTGGAGAAGCTGGACGCGGATGAATGA
- the BIRC5 gene encoding baculoviral IAP repeat-containing protein 5 isoform X1 — protein sequence MVHRSPLVLPARNPGEPELPDEWRLYLHDTRVRTFSNWPFTEGCACTPERMAAAGFIHCPGGNSPDVAQCFFCLKELEGWEPEDDPMDEHKKHSPACLFLTLKKKPEELTLSEFLKLDKEREKIKMNKAMNKEIDRFQSAAQTVRGSLEKLDADE from the exons ATGGTTCATAGGTCTCCGCTCGTCCTGCCGGCTCGTAATCCCGGGGAGCCCGAGTTACCGGACGAATGGCGGCTCTACCTGCACGACACACGGGTCCGGACCTTCAGCAACTGGCCGTTCACCGAGGGCTGCGCCTGTACACCCGAGCGG ATGGCGGCTGCCGGCTTCATCCACTGCCCTGGTGGGAACAGCCCGGACGTCGCTCAGTGTTTCTTCTGTCTGAAAGAACTGGAAGGATGGGAGCCGGAGGACGACCCCAT GGATGAACACAAGAAGCACTCACCAGCCTGTCTGTTCCTCACCCTGAAGAAGAAGCCTGAAGAGCTGACACTCAGTGAATTCCTGAAGCTGGATAAGGAGCGGGAGAAGATAAAAATG AATAAAGCGATGAACAAGGAGATTGACCGGTTCCAGTCGGCCGCTCAGACGGTGAGAGGGTCCCTGGAGAAGCTGGACGCGGATGAATGA